One segment of Solanum lycopersicum chromosome 1, SLM_r2.1 DNA contains the following:
- the LOC101257210 gene encoding phylloplanin yields the protein MASSKVFLIFILAALIATPVAVAQLGGLLGGLLAPTSIEGVLFCSLNGKIDVLNGATTPIFPDASVQLRCGAGNVVSSTTTNGSGAFSLVTSPVQSLLSSLLSDCNIVVTTPLSTCNATLPSVGVLQAPLQIVGKTAGGGLLNIVKLVTGAFQLIN from the exons ATGGCCTCatcaaaagttttcttgattttcattttGGCTGCATTAATTGCAACCCCTGTTGCCGTAGCCCAATTAGGAGGACTTCTGGGTGGCCTTCTTGCCCCAACAAGTATAGAAGGGGTTCTGTTTTGTAGCCTTAACGGCAAAATAGATGTCCTCAATGGAGCTACCACCCCAATTTTCCCCG ATGCATCGGTGCAGCTGCGGTGTGGAGCAGGAAATGTAGTATCAAGTACAACAACAAATGGATCAGGAGCGTTTTCGTTGGTGACGAGTCCTGTACAAAGTTTATTATCATCATTGTTGTCTGACTGCAACATAGTGGTTACAACTCCGCTCTCAACATGTAACGCTACCTTACCATCCGTTGGGGTTCTGCAGGCACCTTTGCAGATTGTTGGCAAAACCGCTGGTGGAGGACTTCTTAATATTGTCAAACTTGTTACTGGTGCTTTTCAActtattaactaa
- the LOC101256915 gene encoding eukaryotic translation initiation factor 2 subunit gamma-like isoform X2, producing MEVASELLAINRTGLTNCGPLNYRRAAKMSRKGLMEQDLSKLDVTQLHPLSPEVISRQATINIGTIGHVAHGKSTVVKAISGVQTVRFKNELERNITIKLGYANAKIYKCEEERCPRPMCYKAYGSGKEDSPMCDVPGFESCKMKLLRHVSFVDCPGHDILMATMLNGAAIMDGALLLIAANESCPQPQTSEHLAAVEIMRLQHIIILQNKVDLVQENVAINQHEAIQKFIQGTVADGAPVVPISAQLKYNIDVVCEYIVKRIPIPVRDFTSPPNMIVIRSFDVNKPGFEVDEIRGGVAGGSILKGVLKVNQLIEVRPGIVVKDESGNIKCTPIYSRIVSLFAEQNELQFAVPGGLIGVGTTMDPTLTRADRLVGQVLGEVGSLPEVFVELEVNFFLLRRLLGVRTKDTERQGKVSKLAKGEILMLNIGSMSTGARVVAVKNVFAKLQLTSPVCTSKGEKIALSRRIEKHWRLIGWGQIQAGITLDVPPCPI from the exons ATGGAAGTTGCCTCTGAATTACTTGCAATAAATAGGACAGG ACTCACGAATTGCGGACCTCTAAATTATCGAAGAGCAGCCAAAATGTCTCGAAAAGGACTAATGGAGCAGGACCTGAGCAAGTTGGATGTAACACAGTTGCATCCACTTTCTCCCGAAGTGATTTCTCGTCAGGCTACGATCAACATTG GTACCATTGGCCATGTGGCTCACGGAAAGTCAACAGTTGTAAAAGCTATATCTGGTGTGCAG ACTGTCCGTTTTAAGAATGAGCTAGAGCGTAACATTACAATCAAGCTTGGATATGCTAATGCCAAGATTTACAAATGTGAAGAAGAGCGCTGCCCTAGACCCATGTGCTATAA GGCATATGGAAGTGGAAAAGAAGACAGCCCCATGTGTGATGTCCCTGGTTTTGAGAGCTGCAAGATGAAATTGCTGAGACACGTGTCCTTTGTTGATTGTCCT GGTCATGATATTCTCATGGCTACGATGCTTAATGGAGCAGCCATTATGGATGGAGCATTACTTCTAATTGCTGCCAATGAGAGCTGTCCCCAGCCTCAGACTTCTGAACATTTAGCTGCAGTCGAAATTATGAGACTCCAACACATAATAATTCTTCAAAATAAGGTTGATCTTGTTCAGGAAAATGTTGCCATCAATCAGCATGAAGCTATTCAGAAATTTATTCAG GGAACTGTAGCAGATGGTGCCCCAGTTGTACCAATCTCTGCTCAACTGAAGTATAACATTGATGTTGTTTGTGAATATATTGTGAAAAGAATTCCGATTCCTGTGAGGGATTTCACTTCACCACCAAATATGATCGTTATTCGGTCATTTGACGTTAATAAACCTGGTTTTGAAGTTGATGAGATTAGAGGTGGCGTTGCTGGTGGCAgtattttaaag GGTGTGTTGAAGGTAAATCAATTGATCGAGGTTCGTCCAGGTATTGTTGTCAAGGATGAAAGTGGCAATATTAAATGTACCCCCATATATTCAAGAATTGTGTCACTGTTTGCCGAGCAAAATGAACTACAATTTGCCGTGCCTGGAGGCCTTATTGGAGTTGGAACGACCATGGATCCAACACTGACACGTGCTGATCGATTGGTGGGACAAGTTCTCGGGGAGGTTGGGTCGCTTCCTGAAGTTTTCGTCGAATTAGAG GTGAATTTCTTTTTGCTCCGTCGTCTTTTGGGTGTGAGGACAAAGGACACAGAAAGGCAGGGTAAAGTTTCAAAGTTGGCAAAGGGAGAAATCCTTATGTTAAATATAGGGTCTATGTCAACTGGGGCTCGCGTTGTAGCTGTTAAAAATGTATTTGCGAAACTGCAATTGACGTCCCCAGTGTGTACCAGCAAAGGCGAAAAAATTGCTCTAAGTCGGAGAATTGAGAAGCACTGGCGTCTTATTGGTTGGGGTCAAATCCAGGCTGGTATTACTCTTGATGTACCACCGTGCCCCATCTAA
- the LOC101256624 gene encoding UDP-glucuronic acid decarboxylase 4-like, which translates to MGAEHLEKTSVKKHTMISKKALSSSIVNYVLGEQRLICLFIGIVVSVSALSVINLSPRTISSASVSVDHVSSTPIPRRITYELVDHDQSNRNINAGGKVPLGLKRKNLRVLVTGGAGFVGSHLVDRLIERGDSVIVVDNFFTGQKQNLLHHLNNPKFELVRHDVVEPILLEVDHIYHLACPASPVHYKYNPVKTIKTNVMGTLNMLGLAKRVGARFLITSTSEVYGDPLQHPQVETYWGNVNPIGVRSCYDEGKRTAETLAMDYHRGLNVEVRIARIFNTYGPRMCIDDGRVVSNFVAQALRKQPLTVYGDGKQTRSFQYVSDLVEGLMRLMEGNHVGPFNLGNPGEFTMLELAKVVQETIDPNAKIEFKPNTEDDPHKRKPDISKAKQLLGWEPTVSLRQGLPRMVDDFRRRIFGDDKLDSGL; encoded by the exons ATGGGAGCTGAACATCTTGAGAAAACTAGTGTAAAAAAACACACGATGATTAGCAAGAAGGCTTTATCTTCTTCCATCGTTAATTACGTGCTTGGAGAGCAGCGACTCATCTGTTTATTCATCGGAATCGTTGTTTCAGTTTCCGCTCTCAGTGTCATTAATCTCTCCCCACGTACCATCAGCAGTGCTTCTGTGTCCGTTGATCATGTCTCATCAACTCCGATTCCTCGAAGAATAACGTATGAGTTGGTTGATCATGATCAATCTAACCGCAACATTAATGCAG GTGGAAAGGTGCCGTTGGGATTGAAGAGGAAGAACTTGAGAGTATTGGTAACAGGTGGAGCAGGGTTTGTGGGGAGCCATTTGGTGGATAGGTTGATAGAGAGAGGGGATAGTGTGATTGTGGTTGATAATTTCTTTACTGGTCAGAAACAGAACTTGTTGCACCATCTCAATAACCCTAAGTTTGAGTTGGTTAGGCATGATGTGGTGGAGCCTATCTTGCTTGAAGTTGATCATATTTATCATTTGGCGTGCCCTGCTTCTCCGGTTCATTACAAGTATAATCCCGTCAAGACCATT AAAACAAATGTGATGGGAACATTGAACATGTTGGGGCTGGCAAAAAGAGTAGGAGCTAGATTTCTGATAACTAGCACAAGTGAAGTGTATGGTGATCCTTTGCAGCATCCTCAAGTTGAAACTTATTGGGGCAATGTTAACCCCATTG GTGTCCGGAGTTGTTATGATGAAGGAAAGAGAACAGCTGAGACTTTGGCCATGGATTACCATAGAGGACTTAACGTTGAG gTTAGAATTGCTAGAATTTTTAACACATATGGACCGCGTATGTGCATAGATGATGGTCGAGTTGTGAGCAATTTCGTTGCACAG GCATTGAGAAAGCAACCATTAACTGTTTATGGAGATGGAAAGCAAACTCGAAGTTTCCAATATGTTTCTGATTTG gtAGAAGGATTGATGAGGTTGATGGAAGGAAATCATGTAGGTCCTTTCAATCTTGGCAACCCTGGTGAATTTACCATGCTTGAACTAGCTAAG GTAGTACAAGAAACAATAGATCCAAATGCAAAGATAGAATTTAAGCCAAACACAGAAGATGATCCCCACAAAAGGAAGCCAGACATTTCAAAAGCAAAACAACTTTTAGGATGGGAACCAACAGTCTCCCTTCGACAAGGATTACCTCGCATGGTTGATGACTTTCGACGACGTATATTTGGCGATGATAAGCTCGATTCTGGCTTATAG
- the LOC101257508 gene encoding uncharacterized protein → MVMEGIEEDMGDGNMICANHPYKNNTPGGICAFCLQEKLGKLVSSSFPSAIFPSSSSSSTPSFRSDQLGAPTTSTTTASTLPSIQTNQANVHYGKMRKSRMPFLLSSHYNKKKKDGCNTSVVATMKRSKSTTTPRNGMHFLNEEEEEDCNTPHRRRFWSFLYYSSSSKQQHSKKTERNMTFPSVGNGSMRSKKKEEEFVVVEENENETSPAFDRKVSRSRSVGCGSRSFSGDFFERISTGFGDCTLRRVESQREGNNKSKIHHRNSGAAGAGAGQDCIKERVRCGGLFSGFMITSSSSSSSSSSHWVSSEENMNGKSNIAPVGHQQQQQIVHGRNRSSWGWAFASPMRAFSKTSSSNGKRGASNKNANTPNLAAIPSLLTARG, encoded by the coding sequence ATGGTGATGGAAGGGATTGAAGAAGACATGGGTGATGGTAATATGATATGTGCAAATCATCCTTACAAGAATAATACCCCAGGTGGGATCTGTGCTTTTTGCCTTCAAGAAAAGCTTGGAAAACTTGTTTCTTCCTCTTTTCCTTCTGCCATTTTcccttcttcttcatcttcttctacaCCTTCTTTTAGATCTGATCAGTTGGGTGCACCTACAACTTCCACTACTACTGCCTCAACTCTACCATCAATCCAAACAAACCAAGCAAATGTTCACTATGGGAAAATGAGGAAATCAAGAATGCCTTTTCTCTTGAGTAGCCAttacaacaagaagaaaaaagatggcTGTAACACTAGTGTTGTTGCTACTATGAAGAGAAGCAAGTCTACAACCACTCCTAGAAATGGTATGCATTTCttgaatgaagaagaagaagaagactgtAATACTCCTCACAGGAGAAGGTTCTGGTCATTTCTCTACTACTCATCTTCTTCTAAGCAGCAACATTCCAAGAAGACTGAAAGAAACATGACTTTTCCTTCAGTTGGGAATGGTTCTATGAGgtcaaagaagaaagaagaagagtttGTTGTGGTGGAGGAGAATGAAAATGAGACTAGTCCTGCTTTTGATAGAAAAGTATCTAGATCTAGATCTGTTGGCTGTGGAAGCAGAAGCTTTTCAGGTGATTTCTTTgaaagaatctcaactggtttTGGAGATTGTACTTTGAGAAGAGTGGAGTCTCAAAGAGAAGGTAACAACAAGTCCAAAATTCATCATAGAAACAGTGGTGCAGCAGGAGCAGGGGCAGGGCAAGATTGTATCAAAGAAAGAGTTAGATGTGGTGGACTATTTAGTGGTTTTATGATaacttcttcatcatcatcttcatcttcttcatctcaTTGGGTTTCATCTGAGGAAAATATGAATGGAAAATCCAACATAGCTCCTGTGGGACATCAACAACAGCAGCAGATTGTACATGGAAGGAACAGAAGTTCTTGGGGATGGGCATTTGCAAGTCCAATGAGAGCTTTCAGTAAGACATCATCATCAAATGGGAAAAGAGGTGCATCGAATAAGAATGCTAATACTCCTAATTTGGCAGCTATTCCTTCTTTGCTCACTGCAAGAGGCTAA
- the LOC101256915 gene encoding eukaryotic translation initiation factor 2 subunit gamma-like isoform X1 has protein sequence MSRKGLMEQDLSKLDVTQLHPLSPEVISRQATINIGTIGHVAHGKSTVVKAISGVQTVRFKNELERNITIKLGYANAKIYKCEEERCPRPMCYKAYGSGKEDSPMCDVPGFESCKMKLLRHVSFVDCPGHDILMATMLNGAAIMDGALLLIAANESCPQPQTSEHLAAVEIMRLQHIIILQNKVDLVQENVAINQHEAIQKFIQGTVADGAPVVPISAQLKYNIDVVCEYIVKRIPIPVRDFTSPPNMIVIRSFDVNKPGFEVDEIRGGVAGGSILKGVLKVNQLIEVRPGIVVKDESGNIKCTPIYSRIVSLFAEQNELQFAVPGGLIGVGTTMDPTLTRADRLVGQVLGEVGSLPEVFVELEVNFFLLRRLLGVRTKDTERQGKVSKLAKGEILMLNIGSMSTGARVVAVKNVFAKLQLTSPVCTSKGEKIALSRRIEKHWRLIGWGQIQAGITLDVPPCPI, from the exons ATGTCTCGAAAAGGACTAATGGAGCAGGACCTGAGCAAGTTGGATGTAACACAGTTGCATCCACTTTCTCCCGAAGTGATTTCTCGTCAGGCTACGATCAACATTG GTACCATTGGCCATGTGGCTCACGGAAAGTCAACAGTTGTAAAAGCTATATCTGGTGTGCAG ACTGTCCGTTTTAAGAATGAGCTAGAGCGTAACATTACAATCAAGCTTGGATATGCTAATGCCAAGATTTACAAATGTGAAGAAGAGCGCTGCCCTAGACCCATGTGCTATAA GGCATATGGAAGTGGAAAAGAAGACAGCCCCATGTGTGATGTCCCTGGTTTTGAGAGCTGCAAGATGAAATTGCTGAGACACGTGTCCTTTGTTGATTGTCCT GGTCATGATATTCTCATGGCTACGATGCTTAATGGAGCAGCCATTATGGATGGAGCATTACTTCTAATTGCTGCCAATGAGAGCTGTCCCCAGCCTCAGACTTCTGAACATTTAGCTGCAGTCGAAATTATGAGACTCCAACACATAATAATTCTTCAAAATAAGGTTGATCTTGTTCAGGAAAATGTTGCCATCAATCAGCATGAAGCTATTCAGAAATTTATTCAG GGAACTGTAGCAGATGGTGCCCCAGTTGTACCAATCTCTGCTCAACTGAAGTATAACATTGATGTTGTTTGTGAATATATTGTGAAAAGAATTCCGATTCCTGTGAGGGATTTCACTTCACCACCAAATATGATCGTTATTCGGTCATTTGACGTTAATAAACCTGGTTTTGAAGTTGATGAGATTAGAGGTGGCGTTGCTGGTGGCAgtattttaaag GGTGTGTTGAAGGTAAATCAATTGATCGAGGTTCGTCCAGGTATTGTTGTCAAGGATGAAAGTGGCAATATTAAATGTACCCCCATATATTCAAGAATTGTGTCACTGTTTGCCGAGCAAAATGAACTACAATTTGCCGTGCCTGGAGGCCTTATTGGAGTTGGAACGACCATGGATCCAACACTGACACGTGCTGATCGATTGGTGGGACAAGTTCTCGGGGAGGTTGGGTCGCTTCCTGAAGTTTTCGTCGAATTAGAG GTGAATTTCTTTTTGCTCCGTCGTCTTTTGGGTGTGAGGACAAAGGACACAGAAAGGCAGGGTAAAGTTTCAAAGTTGGCAAAGGGAGAAATCCTTATGTTAAATATAGGGTCTATGTCAACTGGGGCTCGCGTTGTAGCTGTTAAAAATGTATTTGCGAAACTGCAATTGACGTCCCCAGTGTGTACCAGCAAAGGCGAAAAAATTGCTCTAAGTCGGAGAATTGAGAAGCACTGGCGTCTTATTGGTTGGGGTCAAATCCAGGCTGGTATTACTCTTGATGTACCACCGTGCCCCATCTAA
- the LOC101256324 gene encoding uncharacterized protein: MAENNSMESVRKWVVEHKLRTVGCLWLSGIAGSIAYNWSQPHMKTSVKIIHARLHAQALTLAALAGAAVVEYYDHSSGAKAERVAKFLQPQAHSHKE; encoded by the exons atggcAGAGAATAACTCTATGGAATCTGTGAGGAAATGGGTTGTCGAACACAAACTTCGAACAGTTG GGTGTTTGTGGCTTAGTGGAATTGCGGGTTCAATTGCTTACAACTGGTCTCAACCCCATATGAAAACCAGTGTTAAGATCATTCATGCCAG GCTGCACGCACAAGCGCTCACCCTTGCTGCATTAGCAGGGGCTGCAGTCGTCGAGTACTATGACCATAGCTCAGGAGCTAAAGCAGAACGTGTTGCCAAGTTCCTCCAACCGCAAGCCCATTCTCACAAGGAGTGA